One region of Oryza sativa Japonica Group chromosome 5, ASM3414082v1 genomic DNA includes:
- the LOC4338192 gene encoding uncharacterized protein isoform X1 yields the protein MAADWMWARRSWEKWAGKHVGASGKPVKAALLLNYDPTGPSRLLPVVAEQEGTELKAVDLLPFLDFVRRNNLQMEFFSIGSNRYLVTSIHEHWFCARCVNAVQPEGEGVIVMEIGAYLLVCMYDGSLGSASQAMVAVDQFAWHFNRRTH from the exons ATGGCCGCGGACTGGATGTGGGCGCGCCGGTCGTGGGAGAAGTGGGCTGGGAAGCACGTCGGCGCTTCGg GGAAGCCGGTCAAGGCGGCGCTGCTGCTCAACTACGACCCGACGGGGCCGTCTCGCCTCCTCCCCGTCGT AGCAGAGCAAGAAGGAACTGAACTGAAAGCTGTTGATCTGCTACCATTTCTAGACTTTGTTCGACGGAACAATCTGCAGATGGAATTCTTCTCTATTGGCTCAAACCGGT ATTTGGTCACCTCAATCCATGAACACTGGTTCTGTGCTCGTTGCGTTAATGCAGTACAGCCAGAAGGTGAAGGTGTTATAGTTATGGAGATTGGAGCTTACTTGTTAGTTTGTAT GTATGATGGTTCTCTTGGTTCTGCTTCACAAGCAATGGTGGCTGTTGATCAGTTTGCATGGCACTTTAATCGAAGAACTCACTAA
- the LOC4338192 gene encoding uncharacterized protein isoform X2 produces the protein MAADWMWARRSWEKWAGKHVGASGKPVKAALLLNYDPTGPSRLLPVVLCSTEQSADGILLYWLKPVNIVIASSAFTDLVTSIHEHWFCARCVNAVQPEGEGVIVMEIGAYLLVCMYDGSLGSASQAMVAVDQFAWHFNRRTH, from the exons ATGGCCGCGGACTGGATGTGGGCGCGCCGGTCGTGGGAGAAGTGGGCTGGGAAGCACGTCGGCGCTTCGg GGAAGCCGGTCAAGGCGGCGCTGCTGCTCAACTACGACCCGACGGGGCCGTCTCGCCTCCTCCCCGTCGT ACTTTGTTCGACGGAACAATCTGCAGATGGAATTCTTCTCTATTGGCTCAAACCGGT CAATATTGTGATTGCCAGTTCTGCATTTACAGATTTGGTCACCTCAATCCATGAACACTGGTTCTGTGCTCGTTGCGTTAATGCAGTACAGCCAGAAGGTGAAGGTGTTATAGTTATGGAGATTGGAGCTTACTTGTTAGTTTGTAT GTATGATGGTTCTCTTGGTTCTGCTTCACAAGCAATGGTGGCTGTTGATCAGTTTGCATGGCACTTTAATCGAAGAACTCACTAA